Within Sorangiineae bacterium MSr11367, the genomic segment TGGTCCTCGAGCGGATGGACGAATTGCGGGCTGAGGAGGCCCCAGACGATGTGACACTTCCTGATGCTCCGGAGGCGTGTTGGACGCACCAAGCCGACCCTCTCGTTCGACTGAGGATGACGTTCGCGCACTTCGCATCGTGGTTGCCCGAGGACGATGAGACTCATTTGCTCATCGCGATCTTGCCAAGTGAAATACGAGATCCTCACGTCCACGCTCGCGTAGTGCAGGCCTTGCTCCCGCAATCGGGCTTCGAACCATGGATGGCGCGCGTGCGCTTCGTTCTGCGGGATGACAAAGCAAATTCGTTTCTCATGCAGTCCGCTCTGAATGCGCGATCACCCGGCGTGGTGCTATTCGAGACGGAGCTTACGCAGGCCGATATCGTCGGAGAGCTCATCGAGGATGCTGGGAATCCAGAGCTCTTGCCAGGGCAGCGCGTTCAGGCGCTCATGCAATGCGCGATGGTGGAGGTGAGCTTCGGGATGCTGACCGAAGCGATGGCGAAGTTAAGGAGTCTCTATGCGTACTACACGCAATATGACGTGCCGGAAATGCGTGGGGCCGTGTTGCTTCAGGTTGCGGAGGCGTTCCGTCGGGCCAACGCCCCGGAGCGCGCACACCATGCCATCATGGCAGCATTCGATATAGCGACCGAACACAAGGATATGACGTTGATGGCCAACGCGTCGCATGCCTTAGCCTCCCATGCTGCGTCGCGCGGAAACCATGCCGAGGTAGAAATGGCGTGCGCTGTAGGAAGCGTTTCCACCAAAGCCTTGCGCCAGGACGACCTTCACGCAGAGTTTCTCCTCCGGCGTGGCGATGCCCGCGCGGCAATGGGAAACTGGGGTGGTGCGCTGGAGATTTGGACCACATGCGCCAACGAGACGCGCGAAAAAGGAAATTACAACATGCTCTTGGGAGCTCTGACGCGTCTTCACGATTATGCATCGCGCACGGGCCATCGCGACATCGCGTCGGGGTATGCACGGGAGATCCATGAATACCAAGTCATTGTCGGAGGAGCGGCATGATCGTCACCGCGGAGGGTAAGACGGGCCAATTCGTCAAGACCTATAAGGACAAGCTCACCGCCGCGAAGGCGGAGAACCCGAGCTGGGGTCTGCTCGACGACATCGATCCGGGGATTCAAAAAGCACTCGACATCATCATCGACCCGCCGGCGAGCCCGACGGACACGGGGCTCGACAAGACCAAGAAGACCGTGGACCGTCTCAAGAATGCGTACGATCTGGGCATGAAGATCGCTGACTTCGTGACCCAACCTTCCGCGACGTTTGCCTCGTATGTCGACGGAATTGCGGGTAACGCCTTCGACCGGCTGCTCATGCTGAATCCCATTAGCCAGGCTGCCAATAGCTACTTCGAGCTGCCGGCCGCAACCATCGGAGCGGTATTCATCGGGCAATTCCATACGCATCAGCACCCACCTAGCTGGGTGCCTCCGGCGCCGCCCGTCCCCTTGTTCAGCCTCGGACAGGTCGTCACGGGATGCCCCACGGTGCGGATCCACGGGATGCCGGCGGCCACGACGGACGATATTGGCTATGCAATTGGGTGTGGCAGCCTATCGCCGTTCTTCAAGATTTTCACGGGCTCGAGCAGCGTCAAGATTGGTGGCAAGCGAGCCGCGCGCGTAGGGGATCTCGTCAAGTATTGCCAGCCCACACCGCCCGTGAAGCCCGGAGATCCGCCGGTGCCGAAGAACGGCACGCAAGCGTTCATCGCGGTCGTTAAAGACAAATTTTTCGTCAAGTCGAGCAAGGGCGAGGATCCGAAGCTCGCAAAGTGGAGAAACAAATGGACGACGGGGCCGACCGCACTCTTGGGTGCAGCGTCGGCGGCCTACGCATGGGACAAATCGCAGCGGGACCTGCAGAAGGCGCGTGATGACGCCAAGGCAAAGCACGAAGCCGCAAAAGGTGGTGACCCGACGGCGCAGACCGCAGCGGCGTCCGCGGACGCGGCGGTCGAGGCCCAGCAAGCCGCCATCGCAGCGGAGAACGAGGCGAGGGTCGGCGCCGGGGAGACGCTCGTGATGGACGTTCTTCGCTCGTCATTGGACAAGCTCCTCGGGAAGGACCCCGGAGCACCGCCGCCATGGGGGACCATCGCCATCCCAACGCAAATGGATGTGGCCATCGGTGGATTCCCCATGCCCGAGACCGCCGTTCTCGTAGGTAAAGCGCGCGGATTCCTCACCAAACGAGGCGCGCGCTGGGCAAAGGCCGCACGGTTCGAGGCGGCCAAGGCCAAGATCGTCGCTGCAAGAGGAGGGCGAGAGGCCCAAACGTCCGCCGAGAAACGTGCGGATGCGCGGGCCGCGCTGGCTCTCATGAAAAGGGAGCAGGAGGCCGAGGCGTTCGCGAAAAAGCGTGAGGAGCTAAAGACCACGAGCATCTACGAGAAAGAGTCGGACCAAAGAAAGCAAGCCTTCGACGAGATCAAGGCGAAGCGCACCAAGGAGCAAGCCGGCAAGCAGGAAGCGCGGGACAAGCGAGCGGCGGCTCGCCAAGCCGATATCGACAATACGAAGTTGCTGATGGCGCAGGATCGCGGCACAACGCCCGACAAGGTAAGCGATGAGCAGGCGGTAGAGGCGATTCGCGTTCGCAACGAGACGAACGATCCCACGCTGAAACCGGTCTACGACAAGGAGCGCGCCCGAGAGGCCGTTGCGAAACAAGCTCGAGAGGCGGCGGAGAAGGAGGCCAAGGAGACGGCCTCGAAGCGCGCGAGTGAAGCGGTCACCAAAACGAAGGTTTGACGTGTGAGGGCTCGTACGTTCCTGAGAGGCGGTCATTCCGCGACGAAGCCCACCCCGACCGCCACGCGACCCGCCGTGGACGTGGCGACCGGTGAGGTTACCGATTCATGCACTGACTTTTGCCGGAACGCGCTTCTTCCGCTCGCCGTGACGCGGCATTATTCCTCGTTCTTCGTGCGCAGAGAGCTCTACGTAGCGGCGTGGGGACGGGAGGATTCTGCACCGTTCGGAGCGGGTTGGCGTGCGGACTGGGATCATCGGCTGCTGCAGACCGTGCACGGGTTCGTCTACGTGCGACCAGACGGCCAAGAAATCGATCTTCGTGCTCGGGTCGATGGCCGGATGGCGCATACGGGGCACCGCATCGAGCTCGAACGCGTCGACACGAGCGGCGTGCGCGTCGTCGAATACGCGCGCGGGCGCGCCCTCGTCACCCACGTGTTTGCGTTGATGGGGAGCCAATGGCGCTTGCAGGCGATCGAGTATCGCGGTCCGAACCGGATTGAACTCGCTCGCGACGCGCATGGTCGAATCGTCCGGCTCGAGCATGCGCGTTCTCGAAGTGCATTGACCCTCACCTATATGGACGATCGCATTGCCCTCGTCGAGCTGATGACCCCCGATGGCGGGCGGCACTTCGCTTGCGGATATCGCTACGACGAGCAAGGTCTCCTCGTCGAAGTCCAGGATCGAGGTGGGCGTGCCGTCACGTACGCCTACCACGCGAATCGTCTACTGGCTCTGGTGACGAAGCGTGAGGGTGCAGTGTTTTACGTCGAGTACGATCGCGAGGGTCGATGTACACGCGTCAGTGGAATGGACGGGTACCATTTACGTGACTTCCGGTACGATCTCGTGGCGCGCCGCACCATCGCTGGCAACGCGTATGGTGAAGTTTGGACCTACGAGCTCGATGCTGCGGGGCGCATCATTGCGGCAACGTCTCCTTTGGGACGCAGATCATCGTTCGAGTTCGATGCCGTAGGACGTCTCGCGCGCGTCGCGGACGCCGCACAACGGATGACTACGTTCGAATACGATGCGATGGGGCATCTCATCGCCCGTCGCTGCCCAAACGAGTCGTGCTTCTGGGTTTACGATGACTACCACCGCATCGTCGCGCGCAGTGAGGGCGTTCGGGATATTTGTGCGGATTACGATGACGGGCATTCTCTTGTCTTGATAGAGCAAGAAAGTGAGATCTGGGAACTGACGTACAACGTTCACGGAGAGCGTACCTCCGTCAAAACGCCATGGGGGGCTACGCAGACGAGTCTTTACGACTCGTTTGGTAATTTAGAAGGTGAAAGTGATTTCAAAGGCCATTTCGTTCGCTACGAGTACGATGCTTTCGGTCGCTGCACGAAAGTCACTGACCCGCTCGGGGGGACCGAGGAGCACGTAACCGACGAGTTGGATCGGCCCGTCGCATCGATTCACCGCGGCGGAACGACGTCTCGAGTCGAGCATACACTCAACGGGCGTGTCACGCTGGGAATGAGCGGTACGCATGAAGCTCTCCGCCACGATCTGTACGGTCGTGCGCTCGAGCACGTCGATGGGGAGGGATTGATTGGGCGACTGCAATGGGGAAGGGAGCCGGGCCAGCTCGTCGAGGTGCTGAACGCGGCAGGGGCCAGGGAACACTATTACTACGATGCCGATGACCGGGTCGTCGCGTTGCACACCTTCGACGGGCGGCACGTGCGCGTAGAGTATTCCAACTTCGGCATGGTCTCCGTGGAGGTGCAGAGCGAAGCGCGGTCGGGGACACGGATGGAGTTCGAGCGCGATGATTCGGGGCGCGTGATTCGCGCATCAAGCGGTGCTCAGGAGAGGCGCTTCGAATACGATGACGATGGTCTTCTCACGTGGAGCGAAACGGAGGACTCGATCGTCGAACTCACTTACGATTCGTCCGGTCAATGCGAGCGAGAGATGGTCGTCACGCGGACGGATGGCCCGTT encodes:
- a CDS encoding PAAR domain-containing protein yields the protein MIVTAEGKTGQFVKTYKDKLTAAKAENPSWGLLDDIDPGIQKALDIIIDPPASPTDTGLDKTKKTVDRLKNAYDLGMKIADFVTQPSATFASYVDGIAGNAFDRLLMLNPISQAANSYFELPAATIGAVFIGQFHTHQHPPSWVPPAPPVPLFSLGQVVTGCPTVRIHGMPAATTDDIGYAIGCGSLSPFFKIFTGSSSVKIGGKRAARVGDLVKYCQPTPPVKPGDPPVPKNGTQAFIAVVKDKFFVKSSKGEDPKLAKWRNKWTTGPTALLGAASAAYAWDKSQRDLQKARDDAKAKHEAAKGGDPTAQTAAASADAAVEAQQAAIAAENEARVGAGETLVMDVLRSSLDKLLGKDPGAPPPWGTIAIPTQMDVAIGGFPMPETAVLVGKARGFLTKRGARWAKAARFEAAKAKIVAARGGREAQTSAEKRADARAALALMKREQEAEAFAKKREELKTTSIYEKESDQRKQAFDEIKAKRTKEQAGKQEARDKRAAARQADIDNTKLLMAQDRGTTPDKVSDEQAVEAIRVRNETNDPTLKPVYDKERAREAVAKQAREAAEKEAKETASKRASEAVTKTKV